The Betta splendens chromosome 2, fBetSpl5.4, whole genome shotgun sequence nucleotide sequence ACCAGCAGCCCCGGCTCTCCAGTACGTCTGTGCGAGCGTGTTGCTGGGCTGGTGCAGACAGGCTCAGTGGATGGAGGAAGCTCTGCAGAACATGAGGGCCTGCTTAGAACCCCAGCTACAGCGGGTCAGCCTGCAAGCCAGAGGCCGAGCTTTGGGTGCGTCACGCTGCACATGCTGGACTATTGAAGCAGGACGCGTGCACAGCGGAACCACGTGACCAACTGACATTATGTTTAAGGTCTTTTCCTGTGTGAGAGGATCTGCCTGGAGGAGCTCCCCGTGTCCAGAGAGCTGAGTGAGGCTCTGACTGAAGGCATCACTGCTCTCCAACACGATGAGGCGAGAACAGCTGCAACTTGACTGTGCTTTTAATGATACACAGGAGCTGAAAGGTGCAAAGTGTGAGTTTATATTCCATTGTGGGTGTCTTTCAGACCAGACCTTTAGAGTTCCTCGTCGTCTTTCTGACAAAATGGattgaggagaaggagggaaaagGAAGTAAGTTAGAGGAAACGAGCGGAAGCAAAGGGGACGACAGCTCACAGAGCGTCTCCAGTTGGATCCCTGAGCTGCCACAagtaaaagcacacacacacacacacacacacacacacacacacacacacacacacacacacacacacacacacacacacacacacctcatctctttctctctgtcctgtAGATGGTGTTGGACTGGAGAGGTGCTATTGCCAGAAGCCTACACCACAGCGAGTGTTTGTATTTGAGCCGTCTCGAGGCGGTGTTGAAGGTACtgcttcaattcaattcagatTAGCTGTAGTATAACATGGTTAGGGACTGAGATACCTGCTAATTtgattaaagtaaaatatttatttcaccTATTTTTTACCTCCTTGATGCTGAAGCTCTACCAGGAGCCTCTTAGAGCAGCGATGAACTCCAACAGAGCAATCATCAGCTACGCAGACATCCAGGTCATCTTCAGCCCTGTCAATCAAATCCTGGAGCTCAACAGGTacatcacacgcacgcacgcacgcacacacacacacacacacacacacacacacacactctcacacacacacacacacacacacacactgtatgacagtcacagtgtgtttgctgcagggTGTTCCAGCTGGACCTGCAGGCCAGGCTGCAGCATTGGGGTGCAGAGCAGTGTGTTGGAGACGTGCTGGTAAAACTGTGTTCCAGCCTTAAAGTCTACACCAACTATCTTAACAATTACACCACCGCTCTCCGCGCCATCGACAAGGTAAGGTCAGCAGTGTGTTTCGATgcttaataaaacaaaacaatcctCCTGTATCGACCTGTCCAAGGtgaaccctgcctctcgccccaatgacagctgggatgggctccagtaGACAACTAGGGTTATTCCAGAAATGAACAACATGGAGTTAAATgtcatacagtgtgtgtgtgtgtgtgtgtgtgtgtgtgtgtgtgtgtgtgtgtgtgtgtgtgtgtgtgtgtgtcagtgcaggGAAACAAAACCTCCTTTCAGGGCCTTCCTGAAGACCGCAGACAGAACTCTTGCAGCTCACATGCTGAGGTAAGCTGAACAGCACAGCATTTTGcctaatatactgtaataatgcCATCATCCAGTATAGTGACAGTCTGCGTGCTTTGTGAAGccttcaggagctgctgctgtgcccaGTGTGGAGGATACAGGAGTACGTGACCCTGCTGCAGGCtctgtgtttgcacacactGCCAGCTCACCCCGaccacacacacctctcctctGCCCTGGACACGCTGCTGCGCTACAGAGAATTCATAGACAAGGTGTGACACTCATACTGGGCTTCTATTCACTTCTTCGCAAATTTACTTTGCCCACGTCGCTGTAAACACACCATATTTCCTGATGTTTCAGTTAAAGCGTAACTCGGACAGAGACACGCTGATGgcagaaacacagcagatgaTCCAAGGCTgtccagtaaacacacacacacactgtgatcaGTTTATATTCTCAGCCCTCAAACTGCATCTAAAGCTAAATGTCACATGTGTAGAGGCTCAGTGAGGGAAACAGACAGCTGATATTTACGCAGGACGCGGCTTTGCTCAGGAGTCCTGACGATCAGATTCCTGACTCTCTCAGGTAAAAGCTCGATTGACATGATAAACCATAATATTAAATGCTGAAGCCCTAATCGGCGTGCTGTGTGCGTGAGCAGGGCCTATGAGCACGTGTCTGACGTGGGCCTCTTCCTCTTCAACGACGCTTTGGTGCTGACGCGGCGCAATGTGCTTCACACGCCGTTCACGCTGGCTCATCGGAGCACGCACGCCTTCCTGGCGTCCGTCGCTCTCTCCAGCCTGGCTGCCAGGGAGATCACCCACACGCGCTGTGAGTAGTAATCAGTGTAGGAATCCATGCTGTTTGGTACCTTTGTCCTTAACTGGGGCCTTAACCTCCGATTCTCATTAGAGATTGTCTTCTTTGTAGACGTGCGCCATGCCTTTGTGCTGGAAGGCCCATCACGTTCCTGGGTCTGTGCCACAGAAAAGGGCGCGGAGCGggatcacttcctgtctgtgctgcgAGCAGCAGTAGACGCTGCTCTGACGGCGCCTCAATGATGGGACTGTGGCAAACGTTTGGACCTCACGAGATCAGAGTGTAAACAGACACTTTTGGGTTTTACTTCAATTGATCTCCCTGTTTACCTGCATCCTAGCTTCAAAAACTGAAACCCTTCAAATGTACAGCATccctttcatctcctcctcagcaggaggTTAATGAggccattttaaaatgaaaagggGACGCTCACACCTACAGTGTCAGCTTTAACATAATATCTTAAAAGACTTTAACTCTCTGACTAACTACGTTTTCTTGTGACATTACTTTATTACTGTGTTCATTTATCTGGAAGTGTTACAAGTAAAAGCTTCTTAAGGTCACTGGTTCAAATCCAAACTGGAAgcatggttttgcagcacagACCAGGTCAGGTCCTGAGTTGCATTATACAGCGCTTCATTCAAAGTGAATAACTTGAGTAAACAGAGTCCGAGGGAAAAGGTTGATGCACAATATTCAAACTTTATTTTCGCAGTTCTATTTTCCCAAATGTGACACCAAGAACAGAAGAACTACCACCTGTTTACTGTGGTGGTGTAAAGGGGCTTTATTTTGTAAAGTCAAAGCATTACTGTGTTTTAGACTTATTATTaacagctgtacagtatgtttacatggacttcacttactgtacatttggcTTATTTAACATATGCAGCATCAttgtaaaacattgtttgtaaTGGAATGATTAGATCAGGCCTTTCTCTtgttcaaaatataaaaaagtctTTATTGATAAGCAAGTAACACAAATGTCAGATAATAATCACTGTCAAAGCTCTACAATACAACACATCCTTTAAACACTTATGTACATTATTGCCACTTATTAAAAAATGCATGTTCCAACACAGCACGATACGAATAAATGTTGATTTTCTGTGAGCATATACTGTTTCTAGTGTTACTCTTGATCAGGGCGACGTTCTCACACATTGAATCTATTTCCTAACGTGTTCTGATTTTCAATACACATTAAACAGTGAGTGACACAATCAAAGAGCACCACAGATGAGGATTATGTCATAAAAGCAGTATTgaatattaatttgttttgtttttgacattGTGTCGAAATTTGACTTCATCAATGATGTTGTTAGTGGAGGTGAAGCACCATTTGATCCAAATCATTAGAAAAATCCTTTGATCTGAATGTGCATGAAGTACTGTAATATCACAGTCTGCGGTTCACTAGGtttgggttgttgttgttgttgagtgcTGCGGGCGCGTGTGTGGGAAACTGACTCTTATTCTGAAATCCCATGTTTGCCGCTGTTGGACTGCTGGATCCTTTCAGGGAGCTGTAGCCCTTCGGTTTGGGGATTCTGGTAGGTCCTGGTCGTCGGAATGCTTCTAGGGGGATCTGTGGAACAAGCAGAGTCATTCAGTGAGTAAAGACCTGGTCGTCTGCAGGCAAAGGTAACATAGTACTGACTATGACCACTAGGTGATATCATCTCACATATAATGAGCAGTGGATGAACTCTGATAACATTTTCATGGTCAACGTATATATTCTGTACAATCaatctatatactgtattaatatttagccacgataatactgtatatagtgttttatatatattcatCCAGGTTTGACAGAATAGCACctaaagctgctgcagggcaattttacagttttatagACATAATTAATATTTGACAATAATGAGAATGTTATTAGAATAATATGGACTTGTCATATGTGTCATATGGACAACGTCTGGTGGAACAGGCTCAGCTTTGTGATTTTCATTGTTCTCCTACACAGTCTACACAGTCCTAGTTCATCCTAAACCTCCAAACAGCGTCGTTGCTTTAGAAaccagtgtttgtctgtttctgtggcaCAGGCTGCAACGAGAAATGGAAATATCGTGGGAAACGTCGTATTACGCAGCTCCTTGAACAGAACCCTGCTCGGCTTACTGTGCTGCCGCTTCTTAATCAGCGTGTTCACGCGTGCAGCTACGTGCCAGACTCTGAGGTACATCAGTCTTGGGTtgatgtttgtacagtagaagCCATATCCTGTTTACAGCAGCTCTGATAAGATGGTTCCAGAGTTATGAGTAACCTCGGCAACAGACACGCACCCGTTTGCATTGTTTTGTCTGCCTCTCGATCGTTTCCCGGCCAAGATCCAGAGATTTATTTCAGCGGCTCATACCTGAACTTATAAGAGCAAACAATGAGACGTGCGTGTGCACACGAACTGTAATGAAGCTTTAAATAATAGACAGCGATGTTAATCATGTCATCGGTCTGTTCTAGGTTTCAGCAGTAAAACTGAAGCTTTTCAGTTTAAGCACAACATTGACCTTATTCCTAAGCAACACTCAACCGCCGCCTGCCGCTGGAGACGCGCACTCGGACGCTCGGACGCCGCGCGTTCACGCACGACTTGACTTTTGGAGGATTCGAGAAGAGCGGCCGGCGAACTGCGTTGCGCATTGGCGTCGGGTGTGGATTTCAGGGGGAGATTCGACGTCGCAAATGAGGCAGAAAATCCGCGTGAGGCTCCGCGTCACGGGAGCGTTGTTGACTTCACGTGGAAAGAGGTCTTAACGCGCGGCCTCGCTCCCTCGCGCGTCGGCGGTGCAGCAGGAGTTCAGCCGAGTACTTCCTCTGCCCTCCTCCGCGTCATTGGCGCGCGCGTTGCCGTGGCAACCAAACACACGGTTTGTTTTGGTGCTGCGGGAGAGAGGCCGCTTCACCAGCGTCTCCGCTCGCGCTCACGCGCAGTATGGAGGCTTTTGTTTAGAGGAAGCCCGCGCGCCTCTGGTTATGGTGCCGCTCCGGTTTTATTGGGCCCGTGGGTCAAGGTCAGATTCTTCTGCCATTATAATTATCACCAGGAGCTGAAACGAGGAAATTCACTGTGGCCTGCAGTGTGACACACACCTTCACTGGCAATGAACTTATTGACTACATCAACTTATTGACTACATCAACTTATTGACTACATCAGACTCTGACCTTCTGGCTGATGATCCTGCCGTTAATCAGCAAAATCACTGTGTTTAGTGTGAGTTGCTCTTCATTGGTGTCGTGTGATACTCATTTTATCAGTCTGGCAGGGACTCACTGAGCGGATCCAGTCTTGGCGGAACCACATGAGCTCAGTTTATGAATCAGCTCAGTCTAAAATGAGTCAAGGGGTAATTGAGGTCACAGACGGCCGTTCCAGCTGCCGGGTGCTTCTCAAGTAGTGCTCTAATGAATAGCATCTTGTTTAGCCCCCGTCCCTTCATCGCACCCAGACGGTTCTGGAGCCGATGTCTCCAGCTGCACTGGATTCAGTCACGTCCTCCTTGtcactgtgtgcgtgtttacAGTAGATTGGGTTCCTGAAGCAGTTGCTCCATCCAAATTGCATTTAGTACTGTCTCCACTCGCTGGGCACAAACCCCCGCGAGttgtgtggagggaggagctgtgaTGGCAGGAGAAGGAATAATTATCCCTGTTCTATCCACAAACTTAATTAGTGACATTTTTGGGTCACATGTCTTATGACATTCATTGCCAATAATGTCTGCTTGTCCACAGGCATGGTGGACTGAGCCATGGAACAAATTAATGACAAGTTTGGCTACAACCTAAGTTAAACAAGACCTATTTGGATTTCCTGTCATACCTAATGTACTGTGTAGACGTACTTTACCCTTATTATGTCTGTGACTGTTTCAAGAACTCCCCTCCACCAAATTGTCACGTTTTTTCATTTTAGGATGTTCTTTCCTGAGACTTTAATGTGTTTAGTGACTGTACCACAAGAAACACAGTAACATCACCCGCTGATCCTCTCTCCTGCTCGTCCTGCGAACACCAGCCTCCTTTCACTTATCGTCTGGTTCTGACATTTGGTGCAGATGTACCTCAGGCAGATTATATGTACTGCGTGTGGTTAACGTTTCCACTGTGGCTGTGCAAAACCACATGTATAAGAAGGCACATACATGAACACTTCATGGGAAAACTCATGAACAAATACTTAGCATCTACTGTAACTATTGTTTCTGATGGGGCCTTTGATGTCTTCATATACTTCAAAGGTACAGTATTTAGGAAATACTTTGTCACACTATGTTGAGTACATGGTCTTACTGTAGTAATGACTGGTGCTAAGCAGTGATAGTTACTAACTACTAAGTGTGTTGACAAAATTAGTCagattttatatatttagaaacataTGTAATACAGAGGTTTGTGTAAAGCAACTACTGTATCTAACGAGAGGCTTCTGGACTATCAGTGTGTAAAATCTTCAGTAGTTTCCATATCATTCAAAAGGAATAAATGAGCATGAGGAACGTTCCCAAACAGTAAAAAGTACAtggatgtgtttttaatgttaaatgttactgtGCATGCACCAAGTCAAAGGACGTGAGACCACTGATTGGCATCTATTTACAATTGCCTtgtattaattttaatttgacACATTCAAAACATGCTGAATGATCTTCGTAAGCATGGATGACAAACTAAAACATAACACTTGTTTTTGCACACTTTAATACCCAAGAAACCAAACAACTGAAATCATAATGCAGTATGTGTAATATGAAGTATAAAAACTGGTATGATACATCAGTGTGGATAGTCTGACTATACGGCACATTAGCCACTTAGTACAATACAGTAAGTGCACATAAGTTAAAACCTGATGTTATGTCCAATGGAATCtaaattttttttcctcatgcaGGCAAACAATTTTTGAATGTAACCACACAAAACCAAGCAAACTAACCGACATAAAAATGAACACTTTCAAACCCCAGAGGTTGTAAATCAAGCAAAACAGACATGTACATGTACCAGGGTGTGTTATGTGGGTGGGTATAGGGGTCTGGGGACGCTGGAGCTCATGGGCTGGGCGACAACGACAAAGGATGGGATGGAGGGTCTCACAGGTTATCTGCTCAGTCATAGGCATTACTTACTGTAATTTGTGATGGCCGTTGGATTGGGGTGGAGGTGGGCTTAATGGTGATGCTACTTGTAATTTTGCTGCTGCTCTTGCCAGTGGGAGCGCTGCCGTTGGCCAGCGCCTGAGTCCTGTGCTCCTGGAGCGACGGGCTGCTGATGCTCTGAATGAAGGGGCTCCCCAGGTGAATGTGGATTTTGTTGTCCTCCGTGGTGATGACGTTCGGCCCCCCTGTGCTGTTGGACCTCTGGACCTGCCAGTTGCTCTGCCTCTCGGGGGTCACGCGGAAGAcggcgtgccccccccccaccgggtCCGTGGCGAGGGCGCGGTCGGGGGTGCCCGTTGTGACAGACACGATTTGTATGGGCGACAAAGCCCTGTCCGGCGTGACGGAGCCACAGGACTCTGGGGTCATTGCTCTGGAGTAGGACGCCATAGTGAAAGGCGAGAGCGCCCGGTCGGGTGAACAGAGCTCTTCGGACACCGGGGAGCCTTTGAATTTAGTCGTTGGGGAAATGGATTTTGCAGTGGGGGATATGGAGGCGTTCTGGATGATGGTAATTCTCTGCTTGGGCGGACCTCCGCTTGTGGGTATGACAGCAGTGCTGGTGAATGACTGGGCGTTTTCTGTGGTCGGGCTGGTGATCtccagtgttgctgtgttgtgtccGTGGTCAGGAGTCACTTTAATGTGCAGGGGCTGCCCAGGACTGTGGGTCAGCACCACGTCTCCGGGCTGGATGTGGTTCTCGTTCTGCCGCGGTTGCACCTTGCCGTTCACCTGATGGCAGCCATCTTTGTTCTTCAGGAAGGGCACTCGTGCTCTCCTCATGTTGTTGTTGAGGTTGTTGACGTTGTTCATGAGCGAGGGGCTGCACTTGCTGAGCTGCAACTCGTTGCTGTAGTTGGCGTTCTCCTCGGGTTCGCTCCCGTCGTACAGCTTGCCGTTGACCACGGCGCGCtccagcggcgccgccgtcttGCTGCCGGGGGACGCGAGGTCCGGAGGCTCCGTCTGGACCTCCTTGGTGGACACGTGCAGGTCTGAGAAGCGTCTTCCATTCATGCCGGGGCGGAGGCTTTTGCTAAAGCGCCGGTACCTCTCCAGCTCTCGCGTGAGCGTCTCCA carries:
- the LOC114842760 gene encoding epithelial cell-transforming sequence 2 oncogene-like, producing the protein METSLKSSPHSVKRWQLSGTDYKARSETCFSTWTPLNNRTGNLQLYEERVNLVFHWFDLWSDKQRKGFLHSLLTRCTSSQLKFCRDVLTETVPVTKADFTALLPRFLSLYVMSFLTPLDLCNAAQVSWHWRVLAEQDCLWAGRCIRRGWFLPYAPAEKEFGAWKNHYVSCVSTLAWLSPREAAERYGTLNRPAAGTSEEEEERRKERRIRQMIRDKLQEEKRLSMRARKAWGSYTTGGRRQTGRPSTGATGSSWPSVSWSSSLCLSLDKGQSMRSATSGEEVQASSSFRPAAPHGADTGPGRPALLLLISNRLPAYELVLSGVKAEVVAVLYDHRWSLSALLAQVKGALSGQSAQRLGLLAPGGAEEIHLLHRSSLSERTLLTPDQREFWEKLCGCVVATEEGGGIDIFCPLATSESGVALIQNLSTLTGLEVRAPMGFAAGGFQNILSEWSDGTVGTGPSSQAPAAPALQYVCASVLLGWCRQAQWMEEALQNMRACLEPQLQRVSLQARGRALGLFLCERICLEELPVSRELSEALTEGITALQHDETRPLEFLVVFLTKWIEEKEGKGSKLEETSGSKGDDSSQSVSSWIPELPQMVLDWRGAIARSLHHSECLYLSRLEAVLKLYQEPLRAAMNSNRAIISYADIQVIFSPVNQILELNRVFQLDLQARLQHWGAEQCVGDVLVKLCSSLKVYTNYLNNYTTALRAIDKCRETKPPFRAFLKTADRTLAAHMLSLQELLLCPVWRIQEYVTLLQALCLHTLPAHPDHTHLSSALDTLLRYREFIDKLKRNSDRDTLMAETQQMIQGCPRLSEGNRQLIFTQDAALLRSPDDQIPDSLRAYEHVSDVGLFLFNDALVLTRRNVLHTPFTLAHRSTHAFLASVALSSLAAREITHTRYVRHAFVLEGPSRSWVCATEKGAERDHFLSVLRAAVDAALTAPQ